The following proteins are encoded in a genomic region of Bacteroidales bacterium:
- a CDS encoding alpha-ketoglutarate-dependent dioxygenase AlkB: MDLFTELEENSEQKFEVYPLKDDSEIWYMKHFLKQKEANEYFNVFYNTVEWRQENIEIYGKIHPYPRLIAWFGYEGQDYVYSGYRRSMKQWTPELLSLKQKIETLLPWHKFNSVLLNLYRNGNDKVAWHADHEKDTIENPLIASLSLGATRRFDIKHRTEPGLEMKFELENGSLIIMKDAFQHYWMHQVPVQKKVTEARINLTFRKIGTVLGNR, from the coding sequence ATGGATTTATTTACTGAGTTAGAGGAAAACAGTGAGCAGAAGTTTGAGGTGTACCCGTTGAAGGATGACAGCGAAATATGGTACATGAAGCATTTTCTCAAACAGAAGGAAGCCAATGAATATTTTAATGTTTTTTATAATACCGTTGAATGGCGTCAGGAAAATATTGAAATATACGGCAAAATCCATCCCTATCCCAGGCTGATTGCATGGTTCGGCTATGAGGGACAGGACTATGTGTACTCGGGCTACCGGCGATCGATGAAACAATGGACTCCGGAGCTTCTTTCACTGAAACAGAAAATCGAGACCCTCCTCCCCTGGCATAAATTCAATAGCGTTCTCCTTAATTTATACCGCAACGGAAATGATAAAGTGGCATGGCATGCCGATCATGAAAAGGACACAATTGAAAATCCGCTTATTGCTTCATTAAGCCTGGGCGCTACAAGACGATTCGATATAAAGCACCGCACTGAACCCGGCCTTGAAATGAAGTTTGAGCTTGAAAACGGGTCGCTGATCATCATGAAAGACGCCTTCCAGCATTACTGGATGCACCAGGTGCCGGTGCAAAAGAAGGTGACAGAGGCCAGGATTAATTTAACGTTCAGGAAAATAGGGACAGTATTGGGTAATCGGTAA
- a CDS encoding HD domain-containing protein gives MENIQRLYQEAIKFAAVKHKDQKFPGYDDIPYLVHVCDVAMEILAIPSHANGFDTGYAIQVALLHDTIEDTGTSYEELAVRFGKDIADGVSALTKNENLPKERRMADSLERIKKQRNEVWAVKLADRITNLQPPPRHWNSPKKKEYLSESVFILEKLKQANEYLAGRLRNMIEEYEKFV, from the coding sequence ATGGAAAATATTCAGCGATTGTACCAGGAGGCCATTAAGTTTGCCGCGGTTAAACATAAAGACCAGAAATTTCCGGGCTATGATGACATTCCCTACCTGGTCCATGTATGCGATGTGGCCATGGAAATACTGGCGATACCGTCACATGCCAACGGTTTTGACACGGGGTACGCCATCCAGGTGGCGCTTTTGCATGACACTATAGAGGATACAGGGACATCATATGAAGAGCTTGCTGTACGATTCGGAAAGGACATTGCGGACGGGGTATCAGCACTGACTAAAAATGAGAACCTGCCAAAAGAACGGCGAATGGCCGACAGTCTCGAACGGATAAAAAAACAAAGGAATGAAGTGTGGGCTGTTAAACTGGCTGATCGCATCACTAATCTCCAACCTCCGCCCAGACACTGGAACAGTCCCAAGAAAAAAGAATATCTCTCAGAGTCAGTCTTCATCCTTGAAAAGCTGAAGCAGGCGAATGAATATCTCGCCGGAAGGTTGAGGAACATGATTGAGGAGTATGAGAAGTTTGTGTGA
- a CDS encoding isoaspartyl peptidase/L-asparaginase, which translates to MISIKYFPALLITVAFIVSCRHPGASTTNNQEPSKQEWALVVHGGAGNLAEEVLSDSLNAQYRAGLNEALQAGKEVLQNGGVALDAVETVIRKLEDNPLFNAGKGAAFANSGKNEMDASIMDGSNLAAGAVASVTDIKNPITAARAVMEHSVHVMLSGAGASEFAKEQGLEIVDPSYFFTQRKWDQLQELKKAAEHGTVGCVALDKKGNLAAGTSTGGMANKKYNRIGDSPIIGAGTYANNATCAISCTGHGEFFIRYTVAHDVSALMEYKGMTLQDAANLVIKEKLVKAGGEGGLIGVDKSGNITMTYNTSGMFRAFATADGKEGVLIFDK; encoded by the coding sequence ATGATATCCATAAAATATTTCCCCGCTTTACTGATCACGGTTGCATTTATTGTTTCATGCAGACATCCTGGTGCTTCGACAACTAACAATCAGGAGCCTTCAAAACAGGAATGGGCGCTGGTTGTGCACGGAGGTGCCGGTAACCTGGCTGAAGAAGTACTCAGCGATTCGTTAAATGCACAATACAGAGCCGGTTTGAACGAAGCCCTGCAAGCCGGGAAAGAGGTGCTGCAGAATGGGGGTGTCGCACTTGATGCCGTTGAAACGGTAATCCGCAAACTGGAAGATAACCCCTTGTTTAACGCAGGTAAAGGGGCGGCTTTTGCAAACAGTGGAAAAAATGAAATGGATGCTTCTATTATGGATGGTTCAAACCTTGCAGCAGGAGCAGTGGCATCAGTTACCGATATTAAAAACCCGATAACGGCAGCCCGTGCTGTTATGGAACACTCGGTGCACGTCATGCTATCCGGTGCCGGAGCGTCTGAATTTGCAAAGGAACAAGGACTTGAAATCGTTGATCCTTCCTATTTCTTCACCCAACGGAAATGGGATCAGCTTCAGGAATTAAAGAAAGCAGCCGAACACGGAACGGTGGGATGTGTGGCACTCGACAAAAAAGGTAATCTTGCAGCCGGCACATCAACCGGAGGCATGGCCAATAAAAAATACAACCGAATCGGCGACAGTCCGATAATCGGAGCAGGCACGTATGCCAACAATGCTACCTGCGCCATTTCGTGCACCGGTCACGGTGAATTTTTCATCCGCTATACCGTGGCTCATGACGTTTCTGCTCTTATGGAATACAAAGGGATGACCCTTCAGGATGCAGCTAATCTTGTTATCAAAGAAAAGCTTGTAAAAGCCGGTGGAGAAGGAGGATTAATCGGTGTGGATAAATCGGGTAACATCACAATGACTTATAATACTTCTGGTATGTTCAGGGCATTTGCAACGGCGGACGGGAAGGAAGGGGTTCTTATTTTTGATAAATGA